In Actinoplanes sp. NBC_00393, a single genomic region encodes these proteins:
- a CDS encoding sulfite exporter TauE/SafE family protein, producing the protein MDLTHALLLIVAGLAAGAVNAIAGGGSLITFPSLLAVGLPSVEANVTNSVSVFPGYVSSVVGSRADLAGQGRRVRATVLAAVAGTAVGCALLLLTPARAFEIVVPFLVLAAAATLAFQERLRGLVGHPRAMSPRRAAVTLQSVVFAGAIYGGYFGAALGVMYVAALALIIDEPLKRINALKNILSATVGLVTLLVFAVFAEVDWSAVLLVAPATVVGGYTGARLARRLPARVLKYVIVTFGTAIGLLLFYRAFLG; encoded by the coding sequence ATGGATCTCACGCATGCCTTGTTGCTGATTGTGGCCGGCCTGGCCGCCGGGGCGGTCAATGCGATCGCCGGAGGCGGATCGCTGATCACGTTTCCGAGCCTGCTCGCGGTCGGCCTGCCGTCGGTCGAGGCGAATGTGACCAACTCGGTCTCGGTCTTCCCGGGCTATGTCTCGAGCGTGGTCGGCAGCCGGGCCGACCTGGCCGGCCAGGGCCGCCGGGTGCGGGCGACAGTCCTGGCCGCCGTCGCCGGCACCGCGGTGGGGTGTGCGTTGCTGCTGCTCACGCCGGCCCGGGCGTTCGAGATCGTGGTGCCGTTCCTGGTGCTCGCGGCGGCGGCGACGCTTGCTTTCCAGGAGCGGCTGCGCGGCCTGGTCGGGCATCCGCGGGCGATGTCGCCGCGCCGGGCCGCGGTGACGCTGCAGTCGGTGGTGTTCGCCGGGGCGATCTACGGCGGATATTTCGGGGCGGCGCTCGGGGTGATGTACGTCGCCGCGCTCGCGCTGATCATCGACGAGCCGTTGAAGCGGATCAACGCGTTGAAGAACATCCTGTCGGCCACGGTGGGCCTGGTCACGCTGCTGGTGTTCGCGGTCTTCGCGGAGGTCGACTGGAGTGCGGTGCTGCTGGTGGCTCCGGCTACCGTGGTGGGTGGGTACACGGGCGCACGTCTGGCCCGCCGTCTGCCGGCGCGGGTGCTGAAGTATGTCATCGTGACGTTCGGGACCGCGATCGGCCTGCTGCTGTTCTACCGCGCGTTTCTCGGGTGA
- a CDS encoding toll/interleukin-1 receptor domain-containing protein, with amino-acid sequence MPIFVFHAAPDEPWAQWIALELRAAGHEVNLESAGTDFVQRIEVALSGTDSALVLVSAVHRATDDEWARIARSPDRLIVLYLDAAAPPEPLCALPGRSLHGLDEEDALELLLNLVGGPHPHPHPHPRNAR; translated from the coding sequence GTGCCCATATTCGTGTTCCACGCTGCCCCGGATGAGCCCTGGGCACAGTGGATCGCACTCGAACTCCGGGCCGCCGGACACGAAGTGAATCTCGAATCCGCCGGAACCGACTTCGTGCAACGGATAGAAGTCGCGCTATCCGGCACCGATTCGGCACTCGTTCTGGTGTCCGCCGTCCACCGCGCGACTGACGACGAATGGGCCCGGATCGCCCGCTCCCCCGACCGCCTGATCGTGTTGTACCTCGACGCGGCCGCCCCACCCGAACCGCTCTGCGCGCTGCCCGGCCGGAGCCTGCATGGCCTCGACGAGGAGGACGCCCTGGAGCTGCTGCTGAACCTGGTCGGCGGCCCCCACCCGCACCCTCACCCTCACCCGAGAAACGCGCGGTAG
- a CDS encoding type I glyceraldehyde-3-phosphate dehydrogenase: protein MTIAIGINGLGRIGRSLTRVVAAAPNPGVQIAAVNDIASTEKLAYGLRRDSIRGAFPGTVTARGDYLVVNDHAIRTFHHERPERIPWADEGVDVVIEATGLFRAGSTARTHITHGGARKVVISASADDPDAFLVFGANHHSYNPAVHDVVSPASCGVNALTVMAKVLLDRFGLRSVNTSVMLATQGWQRVQDSVIGTSRDDPRLGRASGDSIIPHNYVVGDLVRMALPEIGEMRYSYYCVPTPVGSLAELSGQTDRPVTVEEVNRAMAEAATGPLRGILAYDPDPTVSIDVKNNPASCLFDPSGTQTTADGGVKVRGWFDNEWGFSNRLLDLARLVGERLPVPSGRISWSVA from the coding sequence ATGACCATCGCGATCGGGATCAATGGACTCGGGCGGATCGGCCGAAGTTTGACCCGGGTGGTGGCGGCCGCACCGAACCCGGGTGTGCAGATCGCCGCGGTGAACGACATCGCCTCCACCGAGAAGCTCGCGTACGGGCTGCGCCGCGACAGCATCCGCGGAGCGTTCCCGGGGACGGTGACCGCCCGCGGCGACTACCTCGTCGTCAACGATCACGCGATCCGGACGTTCCACCACGAGCGTCCGGAGCGGATCCCGTGGGCCGACGAGGGGGTGGACGTCGTCATCGAGGCCACCGGGCTGTTCCGGGCCGGGAGCACGGCGCGCACCCACATCACCCACGGCGGCGCCCGCAAGGTGGTGATCAGCGCCTCGGCCGACGATCCGGACGCGTTCCTGGTCTTCGGGGCGAACCATCACAGTTACAACCCGGCGGTGCACGACGTGGTCTCGCCGGCCTCGTGCGGGGTCAACGCGCTGACCGTGATGGCGAAGGTCCTGCTCGACCGCTTCGGCCTGCGCTCGGTCAACACCTCGGTGATGCTCGCGACGCAGGGCTGGCAGCGGGTGCAGGACTCGGTGATCGGCACCTCCCGGGACGACCCGCGCCTGGGCCGGGCCTCCGGGGACAGCATCATTCCGCACAACTACGTGGTCGGTGACCTGGTCCGGATGGCGCTGCCGGAGATCGGCGAGATGCGGTACAGCTACTACTGCGTACCCACCCCGGTCGGCTCGCTGGCCGAGCTCTCCGGGCAGACCGACCGGCCGGTGACGGTCGAGGAGGTCAACCGGGCGATGGCCGAGGCGGCCACCGGGCCGCTGCGCGGCATTCTGGCGTACGACCCGGACCCGACCGTGTCGATCGACGTGAAGAACAACCCGGCGTCCTGCCTGTTCGACCCGTCCGGCACCCAGACCACCGCGGACGGCGGGGTGAAGGTGCGCGGCTGGTTCGACAACGAGTGGGGCTTCTCGAACCGATTACTCGATCTCGCCCGCCTGGTCGGCGAGCGTTTACCCGTCCCGTCCGGCCGGATCAGCTGGAGTGTCGCCTAG
- a CDS encoding serine/threonine dehydratase, producing the protein MIDISEVRAAARRIEGRVRRTPILQAAPDRFFKLEFTQHAGSFKTRGMFHQILAGAPPAAGIVAASGGNAGLAAAYAARELGVAAEVYVPVTAPAVKVAKLGKLGARVVQAGQEYAEAYAAATVRAEESGALFCHAYDDPAMVAGNGTIGLELREQLPDGFDTVLVAVGGGGLVAGVIAALRGTVKIVAVEPVTSCALHAALAAGEPADVPVSGVAADSLGARRAGRIAYELAAGAGITSVLVPDEAIVDARRRLWDDYRIVVEHGTAAAQAALLCGAYRPEPGERVAVLLCGANTDPADLT; encoded by the coding sequence ATGATCGACATTTCCGAGGTGCGGGCCGCGGCCCGGCGGATCGAGGGCCGCGTTCGGCGTACCCCGATTCTGCAGGCTGCGCCGGACCGCTTCTTCAAGCTTGAGTTCACGCAGCATGCGGGGTCTTTCAAGACCCGGGGCATGTTCCATCAGATCCTGGCCGGTGCTCCGCCGGCGGCCGGCATCGTGGCCGCTTCCGGTGGCAACGCCGGCCTGGCGGCCGCCTACGCGGCCCGGGAGCTGGGTGTCGCGGCCGAGGTCTACGTGCCGGTCACCGCCCCGGCGGTCAAGGTGGCCAAGCTCGGCAAGCTGGGCGCGCGGGTGGTCCAGGCAGGGCAGGAGTACGCCGAGGCGTACGCCGCCGCCACGGTACGGGCCGAAGAGTCCGGTGCCCTGTTCTGTCACGCCTACGACGACCCGGCCATGGTCGCGGGCAACGGCACGATCGGCCTGGAGCTGCGGGAACAACTGCCGGACGGCTTCGACACCGTGCTCGTGGCGGTGGGCGGTGGCGGCCTGGTCGCCGGGGTGATCGCCGCCCTGCGCGGGACAGTCAAGATCGTCGCGGTGGAGCCGGTGACCTCCTGCGCGCTGCACGCGGCGCTGGCCGCGGGGGAGCCGGCGGACGTGCCGGTCTCCGGGGTGGCGGCGGACTCGCTGGGGGCTCGGCGGGCCGGGCGGATCGCGTACGAGCTGGCCGCCGGTGCCGGGATCACCTCGGTGCTGGTGCCGGACGAGGCGATCGTCGACGCCCGCCGGCGGCTCTGGGACGACTACCGGATCGTGGTCGAGCACGGCACGGCGGCGGCTCAGGCGGCGCTGCTCTGTGGGGCGTACCGGCCGGAGCCGGGCGAGCGGGTGGCGGTCCTGCTCTGCGGCGCGAACACGGATCCGGCTGATCTGACCTGA
- a CDS encoding M15 family metallopeptidase, which translates to MGIEGVNARIADIQSRIIALQTQQATTTSAARTTPAGAASFANHLKEAVSAAGHAHSHEVNAKGVPVELAGFGNGRIPENALGRVGNTSHKLWAPAAENLNRMIEDAKRDGVTIGITDSYRPYAEQVDLARRKGLYSQGGLAAKPGTSEHGWGMATDLDLNDKAQAWMRKNAGNYGFVENVPREPWHWAYKP; encoded by the coding sequence GTGGGAATCGAGGGAGTGAACGCACGCATCGCCGACATCCAGAGCCGGATCATCGCGCTGCAGACACAGCAGGCCACGACCACCTCAGCGGCCCGGACCACGCCGGCCGGCGCCGCCAGCTTCGCCAACCACCTGAAGGAAGCGGTCTCGGCAGCCGGCCATGCGCACTCGCACGAGGTCAACGCCAAGGGCGTTCCGGTGGAGCTCGCCGGATTCGGGAACGGGCGGATCCCGGAGAACGCTCTGGGCCGGGTCGGCAACACCAGTCACAAGCTCTGGGCCCCGGCCGCCGAGAACCTGAACCGGATGATCGAGGACGCCAAGCGCGACGGCGTCACGATCGGCATCACCGACTCGTACCGGCCCTACGCCGAGCAGGTCGACCTGGCCCGGCGTAAAGGCCTGTACTCGCAGGGTGGGCTCGCCGCTAAGCCGGGCACCAGTGAGCACGGCTGGGGCATGGCCACCGACCTGGACCTCAACGACAAGGCCCAGGCCTGGATGCGGAAGAACGCCGGGAACTACGGCTTCGTGGAGAACGTTCCGCGGGAGCCGTGGCACTGGGCGTACAAGCCCTGA
- a CDS encoding class I SAM-dependent methyltransferase has product MATYTHGHHESVLRSHRWRTAENSAAYLLPHLSSGISLLDVGCGPGTITADLAARITPGRVTALEQTDAALDLARAEVGRRGLANVDFATGDVHALDFADGTFDVVHAHQVLQHVADPVAALREMRRVTRPGGVVAARDSDYAAFTWFPQVPELDEWLALYQKVARGNGGEPDAGRRMLSWARAAGFTDITATASVWCFADAEDRAWWGGLWADRILKSDMADTALRTGAATRDDLERISAGWQRWAGDEDGWLIIPHGEILCRA; this is encoded by the coding sequence ATGGCGACCTACACCCACGGGCATCACGAGTCGGTCTTGCGCTCACACCGCTGGCGCACCGCAGAGAATTCGGCGGCGTACCTGTTGCCGCATCTTTCCTCCGGAATATCCCTCCTGGACGTCGGATGCGGCCCCGGCACCATCACGGCCGACCTGGCGGCACGCATCACACCCGGCCGGGTCACCGCGCTGGAGCAGACCGACGCGGCCCTGGATCTGGCCCGGGCCGAGGTCGGGCGCCGCGGCCTGGCCAACGTGGACTTCGCGACCGGCGACGTGCACGCCCTCGACTTCGCGGACGGCACGTTCGACGTCGTCCACGCCCACCAGGTGCTGCAGCACGTCGCCGACCCGGTGGCCGCGCTGCGCGAGATGCGCCGGGTCACCAGGCCGGGTGGCGTGGTCGCGGCCCGCGACAGCGACTACGCGGCGTTCACGTGGTTCCCGCAGGTCCCCGAGCTGGACGAGTGGCTGGCGCTGTACCAGAAGGTGGCCCGGGGCAACGGCGGCGAGCCGGACGCCGGGCGGCGGATGCTGTCGTGGGCCCGCGCGGCCGGCTTCACCGACATCACCGCGACCGCCTCGGTCTGGTGCTTCGCCGACGCCGAGGACCGGGCCTGGTGGGGCGGCCTCTGGGCGGACCGGATCCTGAAATCGGACATGGCCGACACCGCGCTGCGGACCGGGGCGGCGACCCGGGACGATCTGGAGCGGATCTCAGCGGGCTGGCAGCGCTGGGCCGGCGACGAGGACGGCTGGCTGATCATCCCGCACGGCGAGATCCTCTGCCGGGCTTGA
- a CDS encoding aspartate-semialdehyde dehydrogenase has protein sequence MRIGIVGATGQVGGVMRRILADRQFPVSELRLFASARSAGRTLPWGAGEVTVEDAATADYSGLDIVLFSAGKGGSKEYGPRVAEAGAVVVDNSSAWRMDPQVPLVVAEVNPDAARNRPRGIIANPNCTTMAAMPVLRPLHDEAGLVSFIATTYQAVGGAGLAGVAELDEQVKKVADRATELTHDGSAVEFPESKVFPKPIAFNVIPQAGSFVDDGSFETDEEQKLRNESRKILELPELLVSGTCVRVPVFTGHSLQVNARFSRPVSPDRAREILASAPGVELSDVPTPLQAAGRDPSYVGRFRVDPTAENGLSFFISNDNLRKGAALNAVQIAELVAAEIG, from the coding sequence ATGAGGATCGGCATTGTGGGTGCGACGGGACAGGTCGGTGGCGTGATGCGCCGCATCCTGGCCGATCGCCAGTTCCCGGTAAGCGAGCTTCGGCTCTTCGCCTCCGCGCGCAGCGCGGGCCGCACCCTTCCGTGGGGCGCAGGCGAGGTGACCGTGGAGGATGCGGCGACCGCTGACTACAGCGGCCTGGACATCGTGCTCTTCTCCGCCGGCAAGGGCGGCTCGAAGGAGTACGGTCCCCGGGTCGCCGAGGCCGGCGCGGTGGTCGTCGACAACTCCTCCGCCTGGCGGATGGACCCGCAGGTGCCGCTCGTCGTCGCCGAGGTGAACCCGGACGCGGCCCGCAACCGCCCGCGCGGCATCATCGCGAACCCGAACTGCACGACCATGGCCGCGATGCCGGTGCTGCGCCCGCTGCACGACGAGGCCGGCCTGGTCTCCTTCATCGCCACCACCTACCAGGCGGTCGGCGGCGCCGGGCTGGCCGGTGTGGCCGAGCTCGACGAGCAGGTGAAGAAGGTTGCCGACCGCGCCACCGAGCTCACCCACGACGGGTCCGCCGTCGAATTCCCCGAGTCCAAGGTCTTCCCGAAGCCGATCGCGTTCAACGTGATCCCGCAGGCCGGGTCGTTCGTCGACGACGGCAGCTTCGAGACCGACGAGGAGCAGAAGCTCCGCAACGAGAGCCGCAAGATCCTCGAGCTTCCGGAGCTGCTCGTCTCCGGCACCTGCGTACGCGTACCGGTCTTCACCGGCCACTCGCTGCAGGTGAATGCACGCTTCAGCCGGCCGGTCTCGCCGGATCGCGCCCGCGAGATCCTGGCGTCAGCGCCCGGTGTTGAGCTCTCCGACGTGCCGACCCCGCTGCAGGCGGCCGGTCGCGACCCGTCCTACGTGGGCCGGTTCCGGGTCGACCCGACCGCGGAGAACGGTCTGTCGTTCTTCATCTCCAACGACAACCTGCGTAAGGGCGCCGCGCTGAACGCCGTCCAGATCGCCGAGCTGGTCGCCGCCGAAATCGGCTGA
- a CDS encoding RNB domain-containing ribonuclease, with product MPIKRVVAPQIDFSVLRRELGLPGEFPEAVLAEAEEVARATPLPVTDRTDVPFLTLDPASSQDLDQAMHLSRRDGGYRIRYAIADVATFVRPGGPLEAESWARGQTIYLPDGRIPLHPPVLSEGAVSLLPDVDRAAVVWTIDLDADGETVGVHLERARVRSRAKLDYAGVQREIDAGAAPEAVLLLIEIGTLLARRAAERGAVNLPLPAQEVERDGDGWRLVLEAPLPIEEHNAQISLLTGMAAARIMLDGGIGLLRTMPSPKPEAVAKLRVAAEALGVPWPAEAPVSEVVAGVNPAEPRGAAFLDQAADLLRGAAYTAFGVPAGTLPGGNGGSASVPGGSGGAASVPGGNGRPASLPGELAPAEAGHGGVGAPYAHVTAPLRRLADRYATEVCLALYEGRPVPEWVIEALPRLPKTMSSTDRVASAANRGAIDLAEAVLLRDRVGEVFEAAVLDSDEPSAKRPAGGTIAIDDPAVRAKCLGDLPLGQRIQVRLTAADPATHTVRFERA from the coding sequence GTGCCGATCAAACGGGTGGTGGCGCCGCAGATCGACTTCTCGGTGCTGCGGCGGGAACTGGGGTTGCCGGGCGAGTTCCCGGAGGCTGTGCTCGCCGAGGCTGAGGAAGTGGCGCGGGCGACGCCGCTGCCGGTCACGGACCGTACTGATGTTCCGTTTCTGACCTTGGATCCGGCGTCGTCACAGGACCTTGACCAGGCGATGCATCTGAGTCGGCGGGACGGTGGTTACCGGATTCGGTACGCGATTGCCGACGTTGCCACGTTTGTGCGCCCGGGTGGGCCGCTGGAGGCGGAGAGTTGGGCTCGGGGGCAGACGATCTACCTGCCGGACGGGCGGATTCCGCTGCATCCGCCGGTGCTCAGTGAGGGCGCGGTCAGCCTGCTTCCGGATGTGGATCGTGCGGCCGTGGTCTGGACGATCGACCTGGATGCTGACGGTGAGACGGTCGGGGTGCACCTGGAACGGGCTCGGGTTCGCAGCCGGGCCAAGCTGGACTACGCCGGGGTGCAGCGGGAGATCGATGCGGGCGCCGCGCCGGAGGCGGTGCTTCTGCTGATCGAGATCGGTACGCTGCTGGCGCGCCGGGCGGCCGAGCGGGGTGCGGTCAACCTTCCGCTGCCGGCCCAGGAGGTCGAGCGGGACGGCGACGGCTGGCGGCTCGTGCTGGAGGCGCCGCTGCCGATCGAGGAGCACAACGCGCAGATCTCCCTGCTCACCGGGATGGCGGCTGCTCGAATCATGCTGGACGGTGGGATCGGCCTGCTGCGGACCATGCCGTCGCCGAAACCGGAGGCGGTGGCGAAACTGCGGGTCGCGGCAGAAGCGCTCGGCGTGCCGTGGCCGGCCGAGGCGCCGGTCTCCGAGGTGGTGGCCGGGGTGAACCCGGCGGAACCGCGCGGTGCGGCCTTCCTGGATCAGGCTGCTGACCTGCTGCGCGGGGCCGCGTACACGGCGTTCGGCGTGCCGGCGGGGACGCTGCCGGGCGGCAATGGCGGGTCGGCGTCTGTGCCTGGCGGCAGCGGTGGGGCGGCCTCTGTGCCTGGTGGCAACGGTCGGCCGGCGTCTCTGCCTGGTGAGCTGGCGCCGGCCGAGGCTGGGCATGGTGGGGTGGGCGCGCCGTATGCGCACGTCACGGCACCGCTGCGGCGGCTGGCGGACCGGTACGCGACGGAGGTCTGCCTGGCCTTGTACGAGGGGCGGCCCGTGCCGGAGTGGGTGATCGAGGCGCTGCCGCGCCTGCCGAAGACGATGTCCAGCACTGACCGGGTGGCTTCGGCGGCGAACCGGGGTGCGATCGACCTGGCCGAGGCAGTGCTGTTGCGGGACCGAGTCGGCGAGGTCTTCGAGGCGGCTGTGCTGGATAGTGACGAGCCGTCCGCGAAGCGTCCGGCCGGCGGCACGATCGCCATCGACGATCCGGCGGTTCGGGCCAAATGCCTCGGCGACCTGCCACTGGGTCAACGGATCCAGGTGCGCCTCACTGCTGCCGACCCCGCCACTCACACGGTCCGCTTCGAACGCGCCTGA
- the panB gene encoding 3-methyl-2-oxobutanoate hydroxymethyltransferase: MSEIPTLYGGPPTRRVRTRDLLNAKVRGDRWPMLTSYDMYTASIFDQSGVPVLLVGDSAANNVYGYETTVPVTVDELLPLVKAVVRATRTALIVGDLPFGSYEEGPTQALRTAVRFMKEGGCHAVKLEGGRRMAPQIEAITGAGIPVMAHIGFTPQREHAIGGYRVQGRENEGAEVISDARAVADAGAFAVVLEMVPGEVSKQITKELPIPTVGIGAGPDTDAQVLVWQDMAGLRTGKAPRFVKRYADLAGTLTEATRQFAAEVRSGEFPAAEHTF; the protein is encoded by the coding sequence ATGTCGGAAATTCCCACGTTGTACGGCGGCCCGCCGACCCGTCGCGTCCGCACCCGCGACCTGCTCAACGCCAAGGTCCGCGGCGACCGCTGGCCCATGCTGACCTCCTACGACATGTACACGGCGTCGATCTTCGACCAGTCCGGCGTACCCGTCCTTCTCGTCGGCGACTCCGCCGCCAACAACGTCTACGGCTACGAGACCACCGTCCCGGTCACCGTCGACGAGCTGTTGCCGCTGGTCAAGGCGGTGGTGCGGGCCACCAGGACCGCGCTGATCGTCGGCGACCTGCCGTTCGGCTCCTACGAAGAGGGGCCGACGCAGGCCTTGCGGACCGCCGTCCGATTCATGAAGGAAGGCGGCTGCCACGCGGTGAAACTCGAGGGCGGCCGCCGCATGGCCCCGCAGATCGAGGCGATCACCGGCGCCGGCATCCCGGTGATGGCCCACATCGGCTTCACCCCGCAGCGCGAACACGCCATCGGCGGCTACCGCGTTCAGGGCCGCGAGAACGAGGGCGCCGAGGTCATCTCCGACGCCCGCGCGGTCGCCGACGCCGGCGCCTTCGCCGTGGTCCTCGAGATGGTCCCCGGCGAGGTCTCCAAGCAGATCACCAAGGAGCTGCCGATCCCCACCGTCGGCATCGGCGCCGGCCCCGACACCGACGCCCAGGTACTGGTCTGGCAGGACATGGCCGGCCTGCGCACCGGCAAGGCTCCCCGCTTCGTGAAACGCTACGCCGACCTGGCCGGCACGCTGACCGAAGCCACGCGGCAATTCGCAGCCGAGGTCCGCAGCGGCGAGTTCCCCGCCGCAGAGCACACTTTCTAA
- a CDS encoding NAD+ synthase, which translates to MPTLRIALAQVNSTVGDISGNAAAIRRWSRQAAEAGAHLVAFPEMMLTGYPIEDLVFRNSFVDASKQALRTLAADLAADGLGDVAVVVGYVDADGPAPTSSDAVAGSGRRDASALLHGGQVVATYFKHHLPNYGVFDEDRYFEPGSSLTVVRLGGIDVALTVCEDIWQAGGPFTAARRAGAGLVVNINASPYELNKDDIRLPLVQRRAAEAGATVAYVNAVGGQDELVFDGDSMIVSPDGELLTRAGQFSEELLVHDLDLPAADAAPNAEGSTDAAKPQVEEEIQDDMEIVRVAAPATLIARADRRNGGIAERVADEAEVWSALVLGLRDYVNKNRFPSVVFGLSGGIDSAVVAAIAVDALGPQRVVGVSLPSGYSSEHSKDDAADLAKRTGLDYRVQPIQPMVDTFLANMSLSGLAVENLQARVRGVILMALSNQEGHLVLTTGNKSELAVGYSTLYGDSVGGFNPLKDVPKSMVWQLARWRNTQGDPPIPENSITKAPSAELRPDQKDSDSLPDYSVLDPIIKGYVDHDLGRAELIAAGNDPALVDRVLRMIDIAEYKRRQAAPGTKISGKAFGRDRRLPITNAFREGQPS; encoded by the coding sequence ATGCCAACGCTGCGCATCGCTCTCGCTCAAGTGAACTCGACCGTCGGTGACATTTCCGGTAACGCGGCGGCGATCCGCCGCTGGTCCCGGCAGGCCGCGGAGGCCGGAGCGCACCTGGTCGCCTTCCCCGAGATGATGCTGACCGGCTACCCCATCGAGGACCTGGTCTTCCGCAACTCGTTCGTCGACGCGTCGAAGCAGGCGCTGCGTACGCTCGCCGCCGACCTCGCCGCGGACGGGCTCGGCGACGTGGCCGTCGTGGTGGGGTACGTGGACGCCGACGGACCCGCGCCCACCAGCTCCGACGCGGTCGCGGGCAGCGGCCGGCGGGACGCGTCGGCGCTGCTGCACGGCGGTCAGGTGGTCGCCACCTACTTCAAGCACCACCTGCCCAACTACGGCGTCTTCGACGAGGACCGCTACTTCGAACCGGGTTCGTCGCTGACGGTGGTCCGGCTCGGCGGGATCGACGTGGCATTGACCGTCTGCGAGGACATCTGGCAGGCCGGCGGCCCGTTCACCGCCGCCCGCCGCGCCGGGGCCGGCCTGGTCGTCAACATCAACGCGTCGCCGTACGAGTTGAACAAGGACGACATCCGTCTCCCGCTGGTGCAGCGGCGGGCTGCCGAGGCCGGGGCGACGGTGGCGTACGTGAACGCCGTCGGCGGGCAGGACGAGCTGGTCTTCGACGGCGACTCGATGATCGTCTCGCCGGACGGGGAACTGCTCACCCGGGCCGGTCAGTTCAGCGAGGAGCTGCTCGTACACGATCTGGATCTGCCGGCCGCCGACGCCGCGCCCAACGCCGAAGGCTCGACCGACGCGGCGAAGCCGCAGGTCGAGGAGGAGATCCAGGACGACATGGAGATCGTCCGCGTCGCCGCGCCGGCCACGCTGATCGCCCGCGCCGACCGGCGGAACGGGGGGATCGCCGAGCGGGTCGCCGACGAGGCCGAGGTCTGGTCCGCGCTGGTGCTCGGCCTGCGCGACTACGTGAACAAGAACCGGTTCCCGTCGGTGGTGTTCGGCCTCTCCGGCGGCATCGACTCGGCGGTGGTCGCGGCGATCGCGGTGGACGCGCTCGGCCCGCAGCGGGTGGTCGGCGTCTCCCTGCCCAGCGGCTACTCCTCGGAGCACTCCAAGGACGACGCGGCCGACCTGGCCAAGCGCACCGGCCTGGACTACCGGGTGCAGCCGATCCAGCCGATGGTCGACACCTTCCTGGCGAACATGTCGCTCTCCGGCCTCGCGGTGGAGAACCTGCAGGCCCGGGTCCGCGGCGTGATCCTCATGGCGCTCTCCAACCAGGAGGGCCACCTGGTGCTGACCACCGGCAACAAGAGTGAGCTGGCGGTCGGCTACTCCACGCTCTACGGCGATTCGGTGGGCGGCTTCAATCCGCTCAAGGACGTGCCGAAGAGCATGGTGTGGCAGCTGGCCCGCTGGCGGAACACCCAGGGCGACCCGCCGATCCCGGAGAACTCGATCACCAAGGCGCCCAGCGCCGAGCTGCGTCCCGATCAGAAGGATTCGGACTCGCTGCCGGACTACTCGGTGCTCGACCCGATCATCAAGGGCTACGTGGACCACGACCTGGGCCGCGCCGAGCTGATCGCGGCCGGCAACGACCCGGCGCTGGTGGACCGGGTGCTGCGCATGATCGACATCGCGGAGTACAAGCGGCGCCAGGCGGCGCCCGGCACCAAGATCTCCGGCAAGGCGTTCGGCCGGGATCGCCGGCTGCCCATCACCAACGCTTTCCGGGAGGGCCAGCCTTCCTGA